ccaccattacctcgcacctcctcactggggcgtctgcactccgtctcttcacatgtccaaaccatctcagtctcgcttccctcagcttgtccaccacagaggccactcccaccttctcccggataacctcattcctaatcttgtcactcctagtgtgcccacacatccatctcaacatcctcatctccgcaacatgcattttatGAACATGTGCGTTCTtaactggccaacactccgctccatacaacaaggcctgtctaactaccactctgtagaacttacctttaagtttcggtggaattttcttatcacacaatactccagaggcaagcctccatttcatccaagcagCCCCAacgcgatgtgtgacatcatcgtcgATGTCGCCACTCCCTTGGATTACagccccaagatacttaaaactttccttCTTAGGAATGACTTGTGCGGCAAGTCTCACTTCCACATCTGTCTCATCCAACACATCGCTAaatttgcaccccaaatattctgttttggtcctactcaacctgaaccctttggactccagcgttTGTCTCCATACCTCCAACCGCGCATTAACTCtgtcccgcgtctcatcaatcagtactatgtcatccgcaaataacatacaccatgggaccgtctcctgaatagaccgcgtcaactcgaccatcaccaaagcaaataggAAAGGGCTTAGGACAGATCCCTGGTGCAGCCCCATCTCAACTGGGAAATGTTCTGAGTCTCCTCCAACTgttctaacccgagtcttggctccaccatacatgtcctttatcgccctaatataaatcatcgggACTCCTTTAGActccaagcacctccagagaacattcctcggtactttgtcataggccttttcaaggtcaatgaacaccatatgaaggtctctcttcctttctctatatttttctaccagtctACGCATAACTGACCCGGATACCACagttatcaaaaagaaaagtcaGAGGAAATACTGACTTTTGTAGTATGTTCAAGTTTATTCTTCAACAGCCAAAATCTTTTGCATCATCTATAGCATAAAAGTAAGAAGATTTTGTTAATCTAGTTGGATTTGGTATCTAGGTGCCTCACTGCTGTCAAATGGTTGGTTTTATTGTTGTTTAGCTCTTTGTTGGATTGGGTTATTGATAAACATATAGGTCTTCAAGGATTTCCAGTTAGATGCTTTAGCTAATCATGTAAAATACTGATGGATAAATTAGGAGTTATGCTGAGATGCAGAGATCACAAATAAAAGAAGCTCCAAAAGAATATGAGAAATGATTTCTTTGGCCTTCTTTTGTCTGCActcattttccttttctcaAACAACAACTAATCTTAGTCCCAAACAAGCTGGAGTCAACTATATGAAGTTATGAACtatgtttcttcattttccttttccccaacaaattaaaaaaaaatcaatttaatgaTTGAGCATGGATATGTTTTGAATATATGAAGTTGAAGGTTTAGACACACTTGATTTTGAAAAGATTTTCCTGGTGGATCTTTGCCTGAACAATGTTTTAGTTTATCTGCAGCCTTAATCATAGAGGAGCTACTcattttttaaacttaaatATGGTATGAGGAGGAACTTGTATGTGCTAAGTCCTTTCGGCCTTAGCAGACAGTTCAAATCTTGCATAGTAACCTTGCATTTTATGAAAGTGTTTCCATTTTTGCGTTGTACAACTAAGCCAATTGATCATTCAAATCGGTGTGGTGGATGTGATGTGTTTCTTACCTTATTACAGTTCTGGATTAGAAGATTCCTATGGCAACTCAGATAGTTTAAAGGAATGCGGCTCCAAAAAGaggtatttttcttttaatgagTTACTTGATTGGAGTTTATGAAGCAAGAAATAAAAGAGTTGAAAACAGTATCCTTTAGCACCTAACATCAGCATATGTCTTGTGCTTTGTATATCAGAAAATTGAAAAGCATCAGTGATGTCTTGTGGCATCATCTAACATCTCATGTCCTTCCTGTGTTTGTGAAGTGTTTCTTGTTCCTCTTCCCTATATGATAGAGACTTTATTTATTTCAGGGTGAGATCTGGAGCATGTGCATCTGATTCAAAAGCACATAGGGAGAAAATGCGCAGGGACAAGCTGAATGACAGGCAGacacactctctctctctctccctttcTCTTTCTGTGTGCATGCTTGAGTGATGGTTATGCTGCAATTATACTTGTGTTTGCTTCTTGTTCGATATTTTTAGAATGCAACAagaacatacccagtgtaatctcacaagtgggatatttttagaatataaaattgttttaatattgttctctgttttttttttcaaggttTCAAGAATTAAGTTCTATTCTGGAACCAGGAAAGCAGCCAAAAATGGATAAATCTGTTATCCTGGGTGATGCAGTTCGTATGGTGGTGCAGTTGAGAGATGAAGCTCAGAAGCTGAAAGAGTCGAACAACAACTTGCAGGAGAAGGTTATTGAATTGAAGGTGCGATGATTGAAATTATTATCTGGTTATTATACTGATTGAGTTTCCCTATCTTATTATTCTCTTTAATGAGCTATGTATAAAGTCGTTCTTGATTGGGCTTTTGCAGGCTGAGAAAAATGAACTCCGAGATGAGAAACAGAAGCTAAAAGCAGAGAAAGACAAACTCGAGCAGCATCTGAAGGCCATGAACACTCAACCTGGATTTTTACCACACCCTCCTGCAATGCCTTCCCCTTTCTCAGCCCCACATCAAGTCTTTGCAAGCAAAATGATGCCATATCTTGGCTACCCTGGAATCCCTATGTGGCAGTTTGTCCCTCCTGCTGCAGTTGATACCTCAGAAGATCATTCTCTCCGTCCTCCAGTTGCTTAAATTGTGGTGACTTCTTATTACCAGAATTATGCAAATGTTTGTTTCCTATGTCAACAATTTTGTTGACCTTTGTTGACATTTTGTTCTCCTAATATGAGCAGATTGGTATATATACTATAATGAGGTAGTTGATCAACTGATTATGTACACTAATATGTAAATCTCGCTGAAGTTTACATGAATACCTACCTTATGTTATATCATCTAACCAAACATAGCATCCTCAAGACATGCCATTCTTGGTTGTTCAATTTTGACTCTTAATGATTTTTGAATCTGGTTTTACATTCAGCTAAATAACTTCTAGTTGTTAGAGTTGGTTCATTCGTATCTTCTATGTGAACAATGCATAGAGTGACTGTGTATGAATGCTACCCTATGCTCTCTGTTTTCCATTTACCCTGTAGATCATATATTGTCAGCTACTAGCTCTAGTTTTTATGGACTTGAAAGAAAGAGCTTGAACACACATTTGATGAGAAAGCTATACATGCAATTTATttgttgaacttttttttttctaggtcTGGCTTTGAAGTACCTGCAATTTATTTGTTGAGACTCATGTTTGTCGACCTAACAACTTTTTACTCTACATTCCAGTTTAACTAATTTCAAAAATACTGTTTGATACTGAAGTAGAATTTCATTGAAGAAACACTTTCGGTAAATCATGTCACTCCATATTTGCTAAGTA
The Solanum stenotomum isolate F172 chromosome 12, ASM1918654v1, whole genome shotgun sequence DNA segment above includes these coding regions:
- the LOC125848683 gene encoding transcription factor ILR3-like; translated protein: MAETEEDGSNWLIELGLMEDLPSLEPNAQWPSNAFSIPNNLSSGLEDSYGNSDSLKECGSKKRVRSGACASDSKAHREKMRRDKLNDRFQELSSILEPGKQPKMDKSVILGDAVRMVVQLRDEAQKLKESNNNLQEKVIELKAEKNELRDEKQKLKAEKDKLEQHLKAMNTQPGFLPHPPAMPSPFSAPHQVFASKMMPYLGYPGIPMWQFVPPAAVDTSEDHSLRPPVA